One Natrinema marinum genomic window carries:
- a CDS encoding metal-dependent hydrolase: MWPWEHAVVGYLAYSVCCHLLFRDSPSGLEAFAVVLASTLPDLIDKPLAWEFGVFDAGYAIGHSVFFLVPLSITVGTIAAAAGRPRTGLAFALGSLLHPPADLLYSYLSQGIVQVELMLWPVETVVGHPPSRGFLESFELLFGRYLSELLAGDVPTYVWIQLGLAAFAFLLWLYDGAPVLRECLLGGKRLLPETNGSRSKHR, translated from the coding sequence ATGTGGCCCTGGGAACACGCGGTCGTCGGCTATCTCGCGTATTCTGTGTGCTGTCACCTCCTGTTTCGGGACTCACCCAGCGGACTCGAGGCGTTCGCCGTCGTGCTGGCGTCGACGCTCCCGGATCTGATCGACAAGCCCCTCGCGTGGGAGTTCGGCGTCTTCGACGCGGGGTATGCGATCGGCCACTCGGTGTTCTTCCTCGTTCCGCTCTCGATCACCGTCGGAACCATCGCGGCCGCGGCCGGCCGCCCGCGTACCGGCCTGGCTTTCGCCCTCGGGTCGCTGTTGCATCCCCCCGCCGACCTCCTCTACTCCTACCTTAGCCAGGGTATCGTCCAGGTGGAACTCATGCTCTGGCCGGTCGAAACTGTGGTGGGGCATCCTCCCAGTCGGGGATTCCTCGAGTCGTTCGAACTACTGTTCGGCCGCTATCTGTCGGAGCTCCTCGCTGGCGATGTCCCGACGTACGTCTGGATTCAGTTGGGATTAGCCGCCTTTGCCTTCCTGCTCTGGCTCTACGACGGTGCGCCCGTCCTTCGTGAATGCCTGCTGGGTGGCAAACGACTCCTTCCGGAGACGAACGGATCGCGCTCGAAGCACCGATAA